In Campylobacter mucosalis, a single window of DNA contains:
- a CDS encoding hemagglutinin repeat-containing protein, which translates to MKTPYIFLPILIIIQTLANPITPDPNAPKSNQPIILKATNETLIVNITTPKNGISMNEYIKFNTPNTGTVLNNSVNGDKTNIAGFVNANPFLNSGSANLIVNQVNSNDPSLLKGNLEIAGKRADLLIANPSGININGLNIINANSSTFTTSNVNINNAYSIAKNLDSSYLNKNGTINIIDKGLNDSSNYTNIIANTINIASNIHANNLSLKADANNDKNIIAIDSSSLGGMYANKINLIATNDGVGVNNKGIILATNIKINANGDIINSNIIKSEKSIDLISNKTITNKDKANIISNSNLNLQANEITNTNSSNIISVDTINLFANQINNASSNILANDIFIKADNLNNYSLNTLQTGFSTYSNTLNLKCCGKRVFKLEANIKSIKDEIINEWKLLNKTYTDKELNTELLNRVVSQDATAYALNLHKKSYLHGTSSHPFIQILLDENTNTIAVTTNRAKSNEKTRNIYYNITKEYITQDSLDNFIPSKIYASNNINLKTNTTTNDKSQIYADNDINILLGTLNNIGKELDRSVSSHIKYEYRQQEWKKLGKLTGQKKWVTKGGNSAYKNYTYQEDGYPAILAANNGFYASVINLNNGDINSKTNQSINIPLFKPNHIPYIKFTPIDTGYLYSTSGANMPFMLNKFDNLYKNANSLLNDRLNKKTYSQIDKSSLIIAKNDIKIDADANVFNNGALIANDIAINANNIINKDSLLIANSSVNLNADKNISLTSSAITASNINLNANDIFIDQTTNSYSSRNFTNTTLGAMSELIAKKDININANNNLNISGANLSAKNNINLQARNDLNIKTNQAKESFNISGKDTTFKGIITTNQISSLNANNINLKANDITLVSTNLNASDNINLNSNNNLLITSTNDTIDLTSKITSKGFLSKKQTTTQTIKEDVVSSNLNANNINIISNKDTTIQGANLVADNEININAKDINLNPAVYESLDYSHTSKSSWGGLKKSLDMHSLAKANLQGSSLSTSTGDINLNATNNINIISSDISSIKALNLNADNDINIIAAKEQVKEVSVHKKSSFNPLGIFTYVGTLGTNGGEIYKAQENQKGSLDGLSKLSNITANKDINIHANNAIITANIKSDQDTNIKANTATILNATNTHESYNIDKKTSISIAHIGDILKDAKPKSLSELKKDTSAKIRLADAAYEKATNNISSTKSISSNLQAKNLNITTDKDITITGADINAKEDITLHSNNGNIYISNSTDTISTDTTLKEANAALSLTVQNEYAQIAPAAIALQEAIKQLESVKKEYDKYKQEVSNLQDKLSDIKQRYKNKEVGIDYSDIEDLTDIIDNVKDEEKYYIANIALATTNVASKTAALISQSVAATSSSGTYGFSVGIVGDIKGSNTKSNTAQTTSVSSNLNANNIKISTNKDKDTSTNITGSNLIANNNINIDTKDLNINSSQDTYKADSKTKELSGSVKMTMYGGGGGSAGLNYSQSNLDQENTTHNNSQLLAHNDININTSNDTTIKGANLRANNTLNLNTNNLSLQSQRDIYQSNYKGASLGAGIGFSGLSKTQSNQINNNTPVKPSLISKDHFVDISTIKPSSINSNFSQDKLNTINKQTTLSSITANNININTKNNTHLKGSMIAAGSFDENGNFIDNKNLNLTTNTLTYENLSNTSYTKGTSLGIGLNYALNSNNNKQNNKDNTQTETTNTNKSNNQENNKKDKDTNQHNKISSINYTNNRNLNYTHSKTLATIGQGNLNIKDKENSDDISKLNTDTTKINKDLYNTNISSNINSTLDTRLLSKEGREQVKREFEDMDKNMATIAQTLPDENSDNPFEAGVGYVWNMFGALSLGVLPTNENLGGLLGNIPGYFGYEDSQFEVLGDKNSRNVYGNGILNTKEDALKGGRNIIGSDDFQVWYNPSRGFLADGIEFLVDKFNGKTGISKQITKKQNELSDLIQYYIFMHSQFHEIAKYGANNKNTYYSFGAPMRDETLIKIYGKPNENNEKILKIFKRPGDYVSYPENILNPKTWFMSGHGTENYKNMLKQDTEY; encoded by the coding sequence ATGAAAACACCATATATCTTTTTACCAATTTTAATTATCATCCAAACCCTAGCTAACCCCATAACCCCAGACCCAAACGCCCCTAAATCTAACCAGCCTATTATCCTAAAAGCCACAAACGAAACTCTAATAGTAAATATAACCACACCTAAGAATGGTATATCTATGAATGAGTATATTAAATTTAACACTCCAAACACTGGCACAGTATTAAACAACTCAGTAAATGGAGATAAAACAAACATAGCTGGGTTTGTTAATGCTAATCCCTTTTTAAACTCTGGCTCTGCTAATTTAATAGTAAATCAAGTAAATTCAAACGACCCATCACTTTTAAAAGGAAATTTAGAAATAGCAGGTAAGAGAGCTGATCTATTAATAGCTAATCCAAGTGGTATAAACATAAATGGCTTAAATATAATAAATGCAAACTCATCTACCTTTACCACCTCAAATGTAAATATAAACAATGCTTATAGCATAGCTAAAAATTTAGATAGCTCATATCTAAATAAAAATGGCACTATAAATATAATAGATAAAGGACTAAATGATAGCTCTAACTACACTAACATAATAGCAAACACCATAAACATAGCCTCAAACATACACGCAAACAATCTATCTTTAAAAGCAGATGCAAACAATGATAAAAACATAATAGCCATAGATAGCTCATCTCTTGGTGGAATGTATGCTAATAAGATAAACCTAATAGCCACTAATGACGGAGTAGGTGTAAATAACAAAGGCATAATCCTAGCTACAAACATAAAGATAAATGCTAATGGGGATATAATAAACTCTAATATCATAAAATCAGAAAAAAGTATAGATTTAATCTCAAATAAAACAATAACAAACAAAGATAAAGCAAATATCATCTCAAATAGTAATCTAAATTTACAAGCCAATGAGATAACAAACACAAATAGCTCAAATATAATATCAGTAGACACCATTAATCTATTTGCAAACCAAATAAACAACGCATCATCAAATATCTTAGCTAATGATATATTTATAAAAGCAGACAATCTAAACAACTACTCGCTAAACACACTACAAACAGGGTTTAGCACCTACTCTAATACTCTTAATCTAAAATGTTGTGGAAAGAGAGTATTTAAACTAGAAGCTAATATAAAAAGTATAAAAGATGAGATTATAAATGAATGGAAGTTATTAAATAAAACATATACAGACAAAGAGCTAAACACAGAGCTACTAAATAGAGTAGTATCACAAGACGCAACAGCTTATGCTTTAAATTTACATAAAAAGAGCTATCTACACGGCACTAGCTCACACCCATTTATCCAAATCCTACTGGATGAAAACACAAACACTATTGCTGTTACAACAAATAGAGCCAAATCAAATGAAAAGACTAGAAATATCTACTACAACATAACCAAAGAGTATATCACGCAAGATAGTTTAGATAACTTTATCCCCTCTAAAATTTATGCTTCTAATAATATAAATCTAAAAACAAACACAACCACAAACGATAAAAGCCAAATTTATGCAGATAATGATATTAACATTCTCTTGGGTACTTTAAACAACATAGGTAAAGAGCTTGATAGGAGTGTTAGTAGTCATATAAAATATGAATACAGACAACAGGAGTGGAAAAAATTAGGTAAGCTTACTGGACAGAAAAAATGGGTTACTAAGGGTGGCAATAGTGCTTATAAGAACTATACTTACCAAGAAGATGGCTACCCAGCAATACTAGCTGCAAACAATGGCTTTTATGCAAGTGTGATAAATTTAAATAATGGTGATATAAATAGTAAAACAAACCAAAGCATAAACATACCACTATTTAAACCAAACCACATACCTTATATAAAATTTACCCCAATAGATACTGGCTATCTATATAGCACAAGCGGTGCAAATATGCCTTTTATGCTAAATAAGTTTGATAACCTATATAAAAACGCAAACTCTCTTTTAAATGATAGATTAAATAAAAAAACATATTCACAAATAGATAAAAGCTCACTAATAATAGCTAAAAATGATATTAAGATTGACGCAGATGCAAATGTGTTTAATAATGGAGCATTAATAGCTAATGATATAGCCATTAATGCAAATAACATTATAAACAAAGATAGCCTACTAATAGCAAACAGCAGTGTAAACCTAAACGCAGATAAAAATATCAGCCTAACATCATCAGCTATAACTGCCTCAAACATAAACCTAAACGCAAATGATATATTTATAGACCAAACAACAAACTCTTATAGCAGTAGGAATTTTACCAATACCACACTAGGCGCTATGTCAGAATTAATAGCTAAAAAAGATATAAACATAAATGCTAATAACAATCTAAACATAAGTGGAGCAAATTTAAGTGCTAAAAACAATATAAACCTACAAGCTAGAAACGACCTAAATATAAAAACCAATCAAGCCAAAGAGAGCTTTAATATAAGCGGTAAAGATACAACCTTTAAAGGCATTATAACCACCAATCAAATCTCAAGCCTAAACGCAAACAACATAAATTTAAAAGCAAATGATATTACACTAGTAAGCACAAACCTAAACGCAAGTGATAATATAAACCTAAACTCAAACAACAACCTATTAATAACCTCCACAAACGACACCATAGATTTAACAAGTAAAATAACAAGCAAAGGCTTTTTATCTAAAAAGCAGACAACCACACAAACCATAAAAGAAGATGTTGTATCATCAAATCTAAATGCTAATAACATAAACATAATCTCAAATAAAGATACAACTATACAGGGGGCGAATTTAGTAGCGGATAATGAGATAAATATAAATGCAAAGGATATTAACCTAAATCCAGCAGTATATGAGAGTCTAGATTATTCACATACTAGCAAATCAAGCTGGGGCGGGCTTAAAAAAAGCCTTGATATGCATTCACTTGCAAAAGCAAATTTACAAGGTTCATCTTTAAGCACAAGCACAGGCGACATTAACCTAAACGCCACAAACAATATAAATATCATCTCATCAGATATATCAAGCATAAAGGCATTAAACCTAAATGCAGATAATGATATAAATATCATAGCAGCCAAAGAGCAGGTTAAAGAGGTAAGTGTTCATAAAAAAAGTAGTTTTAATCCGCTTGGTATATTTACCTATGTTGGCACACTAGGAACAAATGGGGGAGAAATTTACAAAGCCCAAGAGAATCAAAAAGGAAGCCTTGATGGTTTATCTAAGCTATCAAACATCACAGCAAATAAAGATATTAATATACATGCAAACAATGCCATCATTACAGCCAACATTAAATCAGATCAAGATACTAACATAAAAGCAAACACTGCCACCATCTTAAACGCTACTAATACCCATGAAAGCTACAACATAGATAAAAAAACCAGTATTAGTATAGCTCATATAGGCGATATCTTAAAAGATGCCAAACCAAAATCTCTATCAGAACTTAAAAAAGATACATCAGCCAAGATCCGCCTAGCTGATGCAGCCTATGAAAAAGCTACAAACAACATCTCATCCACCAAAAGCATAAGCTCAAACCTACAAGCTAAAAATTTAAACATCACCACCGACAAAGATATAACTATCACAGGAGCTGATATAAATGCCAAAGAGGATATAACCCTACATTCAAACAATGGCAACATATACATATCAAACAGCACAGATACAATTAGCACAGACACAACCCTAAAAGAGGCTAATGCCGCCCTATCTCTTACTGTGCAAAACGAATACGCCCAGATAGCTCCAGCTGCCATAGCTTTACAAGAGGCCATAAAGCAATTAGAGAGTGTAAAAAAAGAGTATGATAAATATAAACAAGAGGTTTCAAACCTACAAGACAAACTATCAGATATAAAACAAAGATATAAAAACAAAGAGGTAGGTATAGACTACTCTGACATAGAGGATCTAACAGATATAATAGATAATGTAAAAGATGAAGAAAAATACTATATAGCAAATATCGCCCTAGCAACTACAAACGTAGCCTCTAAAACAGCAGCCCTAATAAGCCAAAGTGTAGCAGCAACAAGTAGCTCAGGCACATATGGCTTTAGCGTAGGCATAGTTGGTGATATAAAAGGTAGCAACACTAAATCCAATACCGCACAAACTACATCTGTATCATCAAACCTAAATGCAAACAATATTAAAATTTCAACCAACAAGGACAAAGATACCAGCACAAACATAACTGGCTCAAACTTAATAGCAAACAACAACATAAACATAGACACTAAAGATCTAAACATAAACTCTAGCCAAGATACCTACAAAGCAGACTCTAAAACCAAAGAGCTAAGCGGTAGTGTTAAGATGACTATGTATGGTGGAGGTGGAGGTAGTGCAGGCTTAAACTACTCACAATCAAACTTAGATCAAGAAAACACAACACACAACAATAGCCAACTACTAGCACACAATGATATAAACATCAACACATCAAATGACACAACCATAAAAGGAGCAAACCTAAGAGCTAATAACACTCTAAATTTAAACACAAACAACCTAAGCTTACAAAGCCAAAGAGATATATACCAATCAAACTATAAAGGAGCAAGCCTAGGTGCTGGTATAGGATTTAGTGGATTAAGTAAAACTCAAAGCAATCAAATAAATAACAACACACCAGTAAAACCATCACTAATAAGCAAAGACCACTTTGTAGATATAAGCACTATAAAACCATCAAGCATAAACTCAAATTTCAGCCAAGACAAATTAAACACCATAAATAAACAAACAACCCTATCAAGCATAACAGCTAATAACATAAACATCAACACTAAAAACAACACTCATCTAAAAGGTTCAATGATAGCAGCTGGAAGCTTTGATGAGAATGGTAACTTCATAGACAATAAAAACCTAAACCTAACTACAAATACCCTAACCTATGAGAACCTATCAAATACAAGCTATACAAAAGGAACAAGTTTAGGTATAGGACTTAACTATGCATTAAATAGTAACAACAACAAACAAAACAACAAAGACAACACACAAACAGAGACAACTAACACCAATAAATCAAACAACCAAGAAAACAATAAAAAAGACAAAGACACAAACCAACATAATAAAATATCATCAATAAACTACACAAACAATAGAAATTTAAACTACACCCACTCTAAAACCCTAGCTACAATAGGACAAGGTAATCTAAATATAAAAGACAAAGAAAACTCAGATGATATATCTAAACTAAACACAGATACAACTAAAATAAACAAAGACCTATACAACACAAACATATCATCAAACATAAACTCCACACTAGATACAAGGTTACTTAGTAAAGAGGGTAGAGAACAGGTTAAGAGGGAGTTTGAGGATATGGATAAAAATATGGCTACAATAGCACAAACACTCCCTGATGAAAATAGCGATAATCCATTTGAAGCTGGTGTTGGTTATGTTTGGAATATGTTTGGTGCTTTAAGTTTAGGAGTATTGCCTACAAATGAAAATTTAGGTGGATTACTAGGAAATATACCAGGATACTTTGGATATGAGGATAGTCAGTTTGAAGTTTTAGGCGATAAAAACTCACGTAATGTATATGGCAATGGTATATTAAATACAAAAGAGGACGCTTTAAAAGGCGGAAGAAATATAATAGGAAGTGATGATTTTCAAGTATGGTATAACCCATCGAGGGGATTTTTAGCAGATGGGATAGAATTTTTAGTGGATAAATTCAATGGAAAAACAGGCATAAGCAAACAAATAACCAAAAAACAAAATGAGCTTTCAGACCTAATACAATACTATATATTTATGCACTCACAATTTCACGAGATAGCAAAGTATGGGGCAAATAATAAAAACACATATTATAGTTTTGGGGCTCCGATGAGAGATGAAACACTGATTAAAATTTATGGCAAACCAAATGAAAATAATGAAAAAATTTTAAAAATCTTTAAAAGACCCGGAGATTATGTATCCTATCCAGAAAATATACTTAACCCAAAAACTTGGTTTATGTCGGGACACGGGACTGAGAATTATAAGAATATGTTAAAACAAGACACGGAGTATTAA